A stretch of Coccidioides posadasii str. Silveira chromosome 2, complete sequence DNA encodes these proteins:
- a CDS encoding uncharacterized protein (EggNog:ENOG410PRUH) produces the protein MGARKAPLDAKSLKTERTHAENQERAFIAASRRGDRTLDARFESAQRASKIHKVRTGRGLKITMDAVKNEEMYEEEDDDNHRRKLKQLESQSAQLNRELNLDHIFLRSARNGMSGYTYHAAMHLYPYQAYGNTIPSAPQGYQMQPYPSPVQGPRTAPAFYNRPDSWTRPLVHSRSMSIATPEGSQISHGANMGGMNQPMSTPWVAQRSLSTPSARSQPPTAQPIQSRGPTPISASGGQTPLYVGMPNSRQSVLKPRPQRVVRLDELGEPHNNANFERGAQFESTAQPQIRRYTAPQALPMDQMASGSESPSIPASVSMARAMFDAAPNSNFGDQSAYWSPYLPLFNGARPENRHAVVQPSATVAPYSNQITGVAPMALANQQSGEASRSSTSVPTEMTVQESRFVSQASTIHDISASASSVPHSVSPVPPGPMTAAAMVRSSLDSQPAESNGATTDSNARAILSEPRPASEGASSSSLSSGFLPAEPPSGQLSPEHELILPDALAPELLFDDSASQNSNFAESAFDDDDTAISSPHVEVCRRDSFESITGTEITRDQWQECFNNGFWKNSTFDNSAFMPVGLHED, from the exons ATGGGTGCTCGCAAAGCTCCTCTAGATGCCAAGTCGTTGAAAACAGAGCGGACGCATGCGGAGAATCAAGAAAG AGCATTTATTGCTGCCTCCCGTCGCGGCGACCGAACGCTTGATGCTCGCTTCGAGTCTGCGCAACGTGCGTCAAAGATCCACAAAGTGCGCACAGGCCGAGGGCTTAAAATCACCATGGACGCCGTGAAGAACGAAGAGATGTacgaggaagaggatgatgacAATCATCGACGGAAGCTCAAACAACTCGAGAGTCAAAGCGCTCAACTTAACCGTGAACTGAATCTAGATCACATTTTCCTGAGGTCCGCCAGAAACGGAATGTCAGGGTATACCTATCACGCTGCAATGCATCTATATCCGTATCAGGCATATGGGAACACCATTCCCAGTGCTCCGCAAGGGTATCAGATGCAGCCTTACCCCTCACCGGTCCAAGGCCCCCGTACTGCGCCAGCCTTCTATAATAGACCGGATTCATGGACCCGGCCTCTTGTTCATTCGAGGTCCATGTCGATCGCGACACCCGAAGGTTCTCAGATTTCCCATGGAGCGAATATGGGAGGCATGAACCAGCCAATGAGTACACCTTGGGTCGCGCAACGTTCACTGTCGACTCCTTCAGCTAGGTCGCAGCCTCCTACTGCCCAACCTATCCAATCGCGTGGGCCTACTCCCATTTCAGCGTCAGGCGGCCAGACGCCACTATATGTGGGAATGCCGAATTCGAGGCAGTCGGTTTTGAAGCCCAGACCGCAACGTGTCGTCCGGCTTGATGAACTTGGGGAGCCGCATAACAACGCAAACTTTGAACGAGGAGCGCAATTCGAGTCCACGGCTCAACCTCAGATTCGCCGCTATACAGCCCCGCAGGCATTGCCGATGGATCAGATGGCTTCAGGCTCTGAATCGCCTTCAATTCCAGCATCAGTTTCAATGGCACGAGCAATGTTTGACGCTGCCCCGAACAGCAACTTCGGTGATCAATCCGCCTACTGGAGTCCATACCTGCCATTGTTCAATGGAGCTCGTCCTGAAAATCGGCATGCTGTGGTCCAACCCAGTGCGACAGTGGCACCGTACAGCAACCAAATCACTGGCGTGGCACCGATGGCATTGGCCAATCAACAAAGCGGAGAAGCCTCGAGAAGCTCCACGTCCGTCCCCACTGAAATGACCGTCCAGGAATCGAGATTCGTCTCGCAGGCCTCGACAATCCACGACATATCAGCATCTGCTTCAAGCGTGCCTCATTCCGTGAGCCCTGTGCCACCGGGCCCAATGACTGCGGCCGCCATGGTACGAAGCAGTCTTGACAGTCAACCTGCAGAGTCGAACGGCGCTACCACTGACTCTAATGCACGAGCTATCTTGAGCGAGCCAAGGCCAGCATCCGAGGGTGCGTCATCAAGCAGCCTCAGTTCCGGGTTCTTGCCTGCTGAACCGCCTTCAGGCCAGCTGTCGCCAGAACATGAGCTCATTTTACCTGACGCTCTGGCCCCAGAGCTGCTCTTTGACGATTCCGCCTCCCAAAACTCAAATTTTGCTGAGTCAGCATTTGACGATGATGATACCGCGATTAGCAGCCCTCATGTTGAGGTTTGTCGTCGGGACTCGTTTGAGTCCATCACTGGCACGGAAATTACGAGAGACCAGTGGCAGGAATGCTTCAATAATGGTTTCTGGAAAAATAGCACATTTGATAACTCGGCGTTTATGCCCGTAGGGCTTCACGAGGATTGA
- a CDS encoding uncharacterized protein (EggNog:ENOG410PFC4~COG:U~BUSCO:4598at33183): MAARDRFGAYAEPARSTLQRYIYNACDPQNYEPNLALNLEVVDLVNSKKGNAPREAAFTIVQLVNSRNANVALLALALLDICVKNCGYPFHLQISTKEFLNELVRRFPERPPMRPSRVQQRILECIEEWRQTICQTSRYKEDLGYIRDMHRLLLYKGYMFPEVRREDAAVLNPSDNLQSAEEMEEEEKEAQSAKLQELIRRGGPDDLREANRLMKIMAGFDTRNKTDYRAKAAEEVAKVQQKAKILEEMLQNHKQGDKIIEGDVFEELANALRSAHPKIQKMCEEESEDAEAVSKLLEINDSIHRTIERYKLIKAGDVEGAAKIPKGTLGTSTGVKKNAENELSLIDFDEPSSNGNAGATQSASSLETDLLGLSFQDSSQPSGSISLPLGRAADVSTQNTLPSTGSPSGTPSTPQPHILAQSSTTTKPSIATPQNDPFASIVSTGSRTSSPFRQLQSHQLPSTPPSSLLDLDQPSSSAGAPATAKGSGDDEWTFTSALPEDSLPTSSQILVLNSSIKIEFVSQRIPGEKRIRVMVQFSNNTSQVISELHFQVAIEKAYKLQLSPQSGRQIAPLQKNGVRQELQLHGIEQGNGNGVRLRYKISYKLGQESKEEDGYVPPLGIA, encoded by the exons ATGGCGGCGAGGGACCGCTTTGGTGCCTATGCTGAGCCGGCAAGGTCAACATTACAACGCTACATCT ACAATGCTTGCGACCCCCAGAACTACGAGCCCAACCTTGCTCTCAATCTGGAGGTTGTGGATCTCGTAAATTCGAAGAAAGGCAATGC CCCTCGCGAAGCTGCTTTTACAATAGTACAACTCGTCAATTCTCGGAATGCCAACGTTGCCCTACTAGCTTTGGCT CTCCTCGATATCTGCGTGAAAAATTGTGGATATCCCTTCCACCTTCAGATCAGCACGAAAGAGTTTCTGAACGAGCTGGTACGCAGATTTCCAGAGCGGCCCCCTATGCGGCCCTCGAGAGTGCAGCAAAGAATCCTTGAATGCATCGAGGAATGGCGACAAACTATATGCCAAACTTCGCGATACAAAGAAGATCTAGGCTATATCAGAGATATGCATCGGCTGCTGCTCTATAAAGGATACATGTTCCCAGAAGTTCGCCGCGAAGATGCTGCTGTTCTGAATCCAAGTGAT AACCTTCAATCTGCGGAAGAAatggaagaggaggaaaaggAGGCTCAATCCGCCAAGCTTCAAGAACTGATACGAAGGGGAGGCCCGGACGATCTGCGGGAAGCGAACCGGCTTATGAAGATAATGGCAGGCTTCGATACCAGAAACAAAACTGACTATAGAGCGAAAGCTGCAGAGGAAGTGGCGAAGGTGCAGCAAAAGGCaaagattttggaggaaATGCTTCAAAATCATAAACAAGGTGATAAGATTATCGAGGGAGACGTCTTTGAG GAGCTTGCAAATGCATTGCGAAGTGCGCATCCGAAAATACAAAAAATGTGTGAGGAGGAGTCAGAAGATGCCGAGGCGGTTTCTAAGCTTCTAGAAATAAACGACAGTATCCACCGTACGATTGAACGGTACAAACTGATCAAGGCCGGAGATGTCGAAGGAGCTGCGAAGATTCCCAAAGGAACTCTTGGAACGAGCACCGGAGTGAAGAAGAATGCCGAAAATGAACTGTCGCTCATTGACTTTGATGAACCTTCTTCGAACGGAAATGCCGGAGCCACCCAGAGCGCTTCATCTCTTGAAACCGACCTTCTTGgtctttcttttcaagaTTCCTCTCAGCCAAGTGGCTCGATATCGCTGCCATTGGGTCGTGCAGCCG ATGTCTCAACCCAGAACACACTGCCATCAACTGGCTCACCTTCGGGAACCCCCTCCACCCCCCAACCGCATATTCTTGCCCAAAGCAGCACGACAACCAAACCATCAATCGCCACCCCACAGAATGACCCATTCGCCTCTATAGTATCGACGGGTTCCCGCACCTCATCCCCATTTCGCCAACTTCAAAGCCATCAGCTCCCATCCACCCCCCCATCGTCCTTGCTTGATCTTGATCAGCCATCATCCTCGGCCGGCGCCCCGGCAACAGCTAAAGGCTCAGGGGATGATGAGTGGACATTTACCTCTGCTCTGCCGGAAGACTCACTTCCAACTTCTAGTCAAATCCTGGTTTTGAATTCCTCGATAAAAATAGAGTTCGTCTCACAAAGAATCccgggagagaaaagaatCCGGGTGATGGTACAATTTTCCAATAACACGAGTCAAGTCATCTCTGAACTTCACTTCCAAGTTGCAATCGAGAAG GCGTATAAATTGCAGTTATCTCCACAGTCGGGGAGGCAAATTGCCCCGTTACAGAAAAACGGGGTGCGTCAAGAGTTGCAATTACATGGGATCGAGCAAGGAAACGGCAATGGAGTGAGACTTCGATATAAGATCTCCTACAAGTTGGGTCAGGAgagcaaagaagaagacggcTATGTACCCCCACTGGGGATAGCATGA
- the TSR3 gene encoding ribosome biogenesis protein tsr3 (EggNog:ENOG410PI8M~COG:S~BUSCO:9936at33183), producing the protein MVRHKKDNLAKRSKRAFPEGHRRLPPRDPDNENDDTPRVPFNAACWDLGHCDPKKCSGKKLMHFGMMRDLPIGHKFPGVVISPNAKHTLSPADRPLLEQYGAAVVECSWVRVKEVPWSRIGGKCERLLPYLVAANPVNYGRPWRLNCVEALAACFYICGHEDWATQVLKHFKYGGPFLEINSQLLKRYAACETEEDIKVAEEKWLDKIEREYSESRAERTEDDIWKTGNTNRMGFADSEEEDESDEESKANEGDELEERDPYALPEDSDDEEEMAELRRKVLNSKPFQDLRPAENKPTPETVGRPATLSKNTRPETELVDEDDVSEDEDDVAFDKIINATTVTDRTGILAMQRQRQQQDKSLSFLRNSEPGAIKR; encoded by the exons ATGGTCCGTCATAAGAAAGATAATTTAGCTAAGCGAAGTAAGAGAGCGTTTCCTGAAGGCCATCGGCGTCTCCCACCTCGCGATCCGGACAACGAGAATGATGATACCCCACGAGTTCCTTTCAATGCTGCCTGCTGGGATCTGGGCCATTGCGATCCCAAGAAGTGCTCTGGAAAGAAGCTGATGCACTTTGGAATGATGAGAGATCTTCCAATTGGACATAAGTTTCCTGGGGTTGTAATATC ACCGAATGCGAAACACACCCTTTCTCCCGCGGATAGGCCACTGCTCGAGCAGTATGGTGCTGCTGTTGTCGAGTGTTCTTGGGTTAGAGTCAAGGAGGTTCCTTGGTCTAGAATTGGAGGAAAGTGTGAACGTCTAT TACCCTACCTTGTTGCTGCGAATCCTGTCAATTACGGACGACCGTGGCGACTGAATTGCGTGGAAGCTCTCGCAGCATGCTTCTATATCTGTGGTCACGAGGACTGGGCAACCCAAGTTTTAAAACATTTCAAGTACGGCGGACCATTCTTGGAGATAAATTCACAGCTCCTTAAGCGCTATGCTGCATGTGAAACCGAGGAAGATATCAAGGTGGCGGAAGAGAAATGGCTTGATAAAATAGAGAGGGAATACTCGGAAAGCCGCGCAGAACGCACAGAGGATGACATTTGGAAGACCGGAAATACAAACCGCATGGGCTTTGCCGATtcggaagaagaagatgagtCGGATGAGGAGTCAAAGGCTAACGAAGGAGACGAATTGGAAGAGCGAGACCCTTACGCGCTGCCTGAGGATTCTGACGACGAGGAAGAAATGGCTGAACTTCGGCGCAAGGTTCTTAATTCCAAACCTTTCCAAGATCTTAGACCGGCAGAAAACAAACCAACTCCAGAAACTGTTGGACGGCCTGCGACGCTAAGTAAGAACACAAGACCGGAAACCGAACTAGTCGATGAAGACGATGTGTCCGAGGACGAGGACGATGTGGCTTTTGACAAAATAATAAATGCCACAACGGTGACGGATAGAACTGGGATATTAGCAATGCAGCGTCAAAGGCAACAACAAGACAAAAGTCTTTCCTTCTTACGAAATTCTGAGCCTGGGGCGATCAAAAGATGA
- a CDS encoding uncharacterized protein (EggNog:ENOG410PHBZ~COG:K~BUSCO:5189at33183) — MPAVNDDSRAPGIYRASGQPPFLDVAKQQLPSTVSPKQVTLRDRVTIATLVPFSSASNLPHSLLVYLCDQLNKEIEKGDTYPMDRPLALEEFGQDWFSHFAAVMLLGEVKGVEDVQSMALAGEDWKKTCLGSFNIKSNYPGRSSHVCNGTFLVTDASRNRGVGRLMGECYLEWAPQLGYSYSVFNMVYETNVASCRIWDALGFKRIGRIPGCGNLKSYPGQLIDAIIYGRDLGPEGEDFVSEERFDKIRYYLKHSKYPSGADRAEKSRLRSAATHYKLVGGQNGEPEKLMLKDKEVVSDPQQQYEIARKIHEQQHGGINKTTANIALKYHWVRIKETVSMVIKNCEKCKESPKAPVSNPDGPASKRERSSTPKERKPEVSPNGFGTPPEQLANVHQYIKEDPFGGPNTTVLHGAMDDIKFQPDPEEITDYADLPLDPQIMDDIQHHLPSFQHHNDVDPYETNSLQEPHDLGHGFGHTHLQHHDNSNDYRIVEDDDGIMASQAADALRDQTMHLVDTSRLHNETQLHRDLLAAAFVGREDPSHFDSRY, encoded by the exons ATGCCCGCCGTAAATGATGACTCGAGGGCACCTGGGATATATCGGGCCTCGGGCCAACCTCCTTTCCTCGATGTAGCTAAACAGCAGCTCCCTTCTACTGTCTCTCCCAAGCAGGTCACCTTGCGGGATCGCGTCACCATTGCAACCCTCGTACCATTCTCCTCCGCCTCCAATCTGCCTCATTCTCTCTTAGTTTACCTATGCGACCAATTAAACAAAGAGATAGAGAAAGGGGACACATACCCGATGGACCGTCCCCTTGCTTTGGAAGAATTCGGTCAAGATTGGTTCTCGCATTTCGCAGCTGTGATGCTACTGGGCGAGGTCAAGGGCGTCGAGGATGTTCAGTCAATGGCGTTGGCCGGAGAAGACTGGAAAAAAACGTGCCTAGGAAGTTTTAATATCAAGTCTAACTACCCGGGCCGGAGCAGTCATGTTTGCAATGGCACTTTCTTGGTAACGGATGCCTCGAGAAATCGGGGAGTAGGTAGATTAATGGGAGAATGCTACCTTGAATGGGCGCCACAGCTG GGCTACTCATACTCTGTTTTCAATATGGTTTATGAGACCAACGTCGCCTCTTGCCGTATATGGGATGCACTCGGGTTCAAGCGGATCGGAAGGATTCCCGGCTGCGGAAATCTGAAGTCATACCCTGGTCAGCTGATTGATGCGATTATATATGGCCGCGATTTAGGCCCAGAGGGAGAGGACTTCGTTTCGGAGGAACGATTCGACAAAATCAGATATTATCTGAAGCATTCCAAGTACCCGAGCGGTGCCGACCGAGCAGAAAAGAGTCGATTACGTAGCGCAGCGACTCACTATAAACTCGTCGGAGGGCAAAATGGCGAGCCGGAGAAATTGATGTTGAAGGACAAGGAAGTTGTGTCGGATCCCCAGCAACAATATGAGATAGCCCGGAAAATCCATGAGCAACAACACGGTGGAATTAACAAAACCACCGCAAACATTGCTTTGAAGTACCATTGGGTTAGGATCAAAGAGACTGTTAGTATGGTGATAAAGAATTGCGAGAAGTGCAAGGAATCACCCAAAGCTCCCGTTTCCAACCCAGACGGGCCCGCCTCTAAACGGGAAAGGTCATCCACACCAAAAGAGCGCAAGCCTGAAGTGTCGCCCAATGGTTTTGGAACGCCTCCAGAACAACTCGCCAATGTTCATCAATACATCAAAGAAGATCCCTTTGGTGGGCCCAACACTACGGTGTTACACGGGGCTATGGATGACATCAAATTCCAACCAGATCCGGAGGAAATAACCGACTACGCCGACCTTCCTCTCGATCCACAAATTATGGATGATATTCAGCACCACTTGCCATCGTTCCAGCATCACAACGACGTTGATCCCTACGAAACAAACAGTCTTCAAGAACCGCATGACTTGGGCCATGGCTTTGGCCATACCCATCTGCAACATCATGATAACTCGAACGACTATCGTATTGTTGAGGATGACGACGGAATAATGGCTTCTCAGGCAGCAGACGCCTTGCGGGATCAAACGATGCACTTGGTTGACACGTCTCGACTCCACAACGAAACACAGCTACATCGTGATCTTCTCGCAGCCGCCTTTGTTGGTCGAGAAGATCCGTCACATTTTGACAGCAGATACTGA
- the CCT7 gene encoding T-complex protein 1 subunit eta (EggNog:ENOG410PGHA~COG:O~BUSCO:4013at33183), with protein sequence MAFSGQTPTIIVLKEGTDSSQGKGQILSNINACLAVQSTIKGTLGPYGGDVLLVDSNGKQTITNDGATVMKLLDIVHPAARILTDIARSQDAEVGDGTTSVVVLAGEILKEVREFVEQGVSAQTIIKGLRTASSIAVNRIKEISVDMRDTTDGATMQVETLRRLAGTAMNSKLIKRNADFFTKMVVDAVLSLDQDDLNEKLIGIKKVTGGALQDSLFVDGVAFKKTFSYAGFEQQPKSFKNPKIVCLNVELELKSEKDNAEVRVDQVSEYQAIVDAEWQIIFNKLEALYKTGAKVVLSKLPIGDLATQYFADRDIFCAGRVSAEDMERVNQATGASTQSTCSDIQERHLGTCGAFEERQIGGERFNIFSECPAAKTCTLILRGGAEQFIAEAERSLHDAIMIVKRSLRNTSVVAGGGATEMDVSGYLHSYANKSKAVPHKQQGVVKAFAKALEVIPRQLCDNAGFDATDILTRLRVQHQAGNVWAGVDFDNEDVRDNMKAFVWEPSLVKINAIQAAIEAACLILSVDETIKNQESAQPQAPGKPLPAGAAQRVLKGRGRGMPRR encoded by the exons ATGGCCTTCAGCGGCCAGACCCCGACAATTATTGTTCTGAAAGAAG GAACGGATTCGTCACAAGGAAAGGGTCAAATACTATCGAATATCAACGCATGTCTAGCGGTTCAGTCTACGATCAAAGGGACGCTGGGTCCTTATGGCGGGGATGTATTACTTGTGGATTCCAATGGAAAGCAAACGATCACAAACGATGGGGCTACAGTGATGAAG CTCCTCGACATCGTCCACCCAGCCGCTCGGATTCTCACCGACATTGCACGATCGCAAGATGCTGAGGTCGGCGACGGCACTACATCCGTGGTAGTTTTGGCGGGAGAGATCTTAAAAGAAGTCCGCGAATTCGTGGAACAGGGTGTGAGCGCACAAACGATTATAAAGGGATTGAGAACAGCCAGTTCGATTGCGGTCAACAGAATTAAAGAGATCTCAGTGGATATGAGAGACACCACTGATGGAGCAACGATGCAAGTTGAGACTCTGAGACGATTGGCTGGGACTGCGATGAATAGTAAACTAATTAAGCGCAATGCGGACTTCTTTACGAAGA TGGTTGTCGATGCCGTTTTATCCTTGGATCAGGATGATCTGAACGAGAAACTCATCGGTATTAAGAAAGTCACCGGCGGGGCGCTACAAGATTCTCTGTTTGTTGATGGTGTAGCGTTCAAGAAGACATTTTCCTACGCAGGTTTCGAACAGCAACCcaaatctttcaagaatcCCAAAATTGTGTGCCTTAACGTCGAATTGGAGCTAAAGAGCGAGAAGGATAATGCCGAAGTTCGAGTGGATCAGGTATCTGAATATCAAGCAATTGTGGACGCCGAATGGCAGATCATTTTCAATAAACTGGAGGCACTTTACAAGACGGGCGCAAAGGTCGTTCTGAGCAAACTTCCCATCGGTGATCTGGCCACTCA ATACTTTGCTGACCGTGACATTTTCTGCGCGGGGCGAGTCTCCGCCGAGGATATGGAGCGCGTTAACCAGGCCACTGGGGCATCTACACAATCAACCTGCTCGGACATCCAGGAGCGCCATCTTGGAACTTGCGGTGCCTTTGAGGAACGCCAAATTGGTGGTGAACGGTTTAACATCTTCTCCGAATGCCCAGCTGCCAAGACATGTACATTAATTCTTCGTGGTGGCGCTGAGCAATTCATCGCAGAAGCGGAACGCAGTTTGCACGATGCCATTATGATTGTGAAGAGATCTTTACGCAACACATCTGTCGTTGCCGGAGGAGGAGCTACGGAAATGGACGTGTCCGGCTATTTGCATTCCTACGCCAATAAGAGCAAGGCTGTGCCGCACAAACAGCAAGGGGTCGTCAAGGCTTTTGCAAAGGCACTCGAGGTTATTCCGCGACAGCTGTGCGACAATGCAGGCTTTGATGCCACCGATATCCTCACTCGCCTTCGCGTCCAGCATCAGGCAGGCAATGTGTGGGCAGGTGTCGACTTCGACAACGAGGACGTTCGGGACAATATGAAGGCGTTCGTGTGGGAGCCGAGCCTGGTCAAGATCAATGCCATCCAAGCGGCGATTGAAGCCGCGTGCTTGATCTTGAGCGTTGACGAGACTATAA AGAACCAGGAATCCGCCCAGCCACAAGCTCCAGGTAAGCCGTTGCCGGCAGGAGCAGCTCAGAGGGTTTTGAAGGGCAGAGGACGCGGAATGCCTCGACGGTAA
- the MCA1 gene encoding Ca(2+)-dependent cysteine protease (EggNog:ENOG410PGJT~COG:D,O~MEROPS:MER0114503): protein MSYYPPPSGYPGGPPAYPPPQQQQQQQQYPSYGAPPPQYPPQNNYAPPSYPPPGQYGHPPQPGYPPHSSPYGHTPSPQPPYGHPPPQHPPHQPPHRPPPSPGYGHLPPSTPNSGPAFHGQPGIATVSNNDYVHGNHSAPPPPPSGSVAFGHGAPQGYSYQYSNCTGKRKALLIGINYFGQRGQLRGCINDVKNMSTYLNQSFNYAREDMVILTDDQQNPMSQPTKANILRAMHWLVKDARPNDSLFFHYSGHGGQTPDLDGDEDDGYDEVIYPVDFRNAGHIVDDEMHRIMVRPLPAGVRLTAIFDSCHSGSALDLPYIYSTQGVLKEPNLAKEAGQGLLGVVSAYARGDMGSMVSTAMGFIKKATRGEETYQRAKQTKTSPADVIMWSGSKDVQTSADATINGQATGALSWAFITALKKNPQQSYVQLLNSIRDELASKYSQKPQLSCSHPLDTNLLYVM from the exons ATGTCTTACTATCCTCCTCCATCCGGCTACCCAGGTGGCCCTCCTGCATATCCTCcgccgcagcagcagcagcagcaacagcagtaTCCGTCGTATGGAGCTCCCCCGCCTCAATACCC ACCACAGAACAATTACGCTCCCCCTTCCTACCCTCCTCCAGGACAGTACGGCCACCCTCCCCAGCCCGGTTATCCTCCCCACAGCTCCCCATATGGCCACACTCCTTCTCCCCAGCCTCCATACGGA CATCCTCCACCTCAACACCCCCCACACCAACCACCGCACCGTCCACCACCTTCGCCGGGCTATGGCCACTTGCCTCCTTCAACACCGAATAGCGGACCTGCCTTCCATGGGCAACCAG GCATTGCGACGGTGAGCAATAATGATTATGTCCATGGAAATCACAGCGCGCCGCCACCTCCCCCCTCCGGTTCCGTCGCGTTTGGCCATGGAGCTCCTCAGGGATATAGCTATCAGTACTCGAACTGCACTGGAAAACGGAAGGCATTGCTGATTGGCATAAATTACTTTGGTCAGCGAGGCCAGTTACGGGGCTGTATTAATGACGTCAAGAACATGTCAACCTATTTGAATCAGAGTTTCAACTACGCGAGAGAGGACATGGTGATCTTGACCGACGATCAACAAAACCCCATGAGTCAACCGACAAAGGCCAATATCTTACGCGCGATGCACTGGTTGGTGAAAGATGCTCGACCGAACGACTCATTGTTCTTCCATTACTCTG GACATGGTGGTCAGACACCAGATTTGGATGGCGATGAGGACGACGGGTACGACGAAGTTATCTATCCCGTTGACTTTAGAAACGCTGGTCACATCGTAGACGATGAAATGCACAGGATTATGGTTCGGCCATTACCGGCTGGTGTTCGTTTAACGGCGATCTTCGATTCGTGCCACTCCGGTTCCGCCCTGGACCTTCCTTACATCTACTCCACACAGGGTGTCCTCAAGGAACCCAATCTTGCCAAGGAAGCTGGTCAAGGCCTTCTTGGTGTTGTCTCTGCATATGCTCGCGGAGACATGGGAAGCATGGTCTCGACTGCTATGGGATTCATCAAAAAGGCAACTCGAGGAGAAGAAACGTACCAAAGAgccaaacaaacaaagacCAGCCCTGCCGATGTCATTATGTGGTCAGGTAGTAAAGATGTCCAGACTAGCGCAGATGCAACCATTAATGGCCAAGCAACTGGAGCACTCTCCTGGGCCTTCATTACGGCCTTGAAGAAGAACCCCCAACAGAGCTACGTTCAACTTCTCAACAGTATTCGAGATGAACTCGCCTCGAAATACTCGCAGAAACCTCAGTTAAGCTGCAGCCATCCGCTAG ATACGAACCTCTTATACGTTATGTAA